From one Bacteroidales bacterium genomic stretch:
- a CDS encoding FAD/NAD(P)-binding protein: MSEKANIYKPIRAKLLEVITESPTIKTFIMEPEQDFSFKTGEFIELTVDGIGEAPFTPSSSPLETKKIEVTVMKTGYVTEYLHNMKAGEILGIRGPFGSGYPIEKFYDKEVLILGGGCGFAPIRSLLYNLVAISDKLRKVTLCYGSKTPDECIYKPYVDQLRNTPKFEVFRTVDEPNETWIESVGVATVLLDQVKVDIKNSIAVCCGPPVMMKFGTYKLLEMGYPEHNIYLSMEKNMSCGLGKCGHCMMGKYFVCKEGPVFTYDEIKDQPDIWS; the protein is encoded by the coding sequence ATGTCAGAAAAAGCAAATATATATAAACCTATCAGGGCTAAATTGTTGGAGGTAATTACAGAATCTCCGACAATTAAAACCTTTATAATGGAACCTGAACAGGATTTTTCATTTAAGACCGGTGAGTTTATTGAATTAACTGTCGATGGAATTGGCGAAGCACCATTTACTCCTTCATCATCACCTTTAGAAACCAAAAAGATTGAAGTTACCGTGATGAAAACCGGTTATGTAACCGAGTATCTGCATAATATGAAAGCAGGTGAAATACTTGGTATTCGCGGACCATTTGGAAGTGGTTATCCTATTGAAAAATTTTACGACAAAGAAGTTCTGATTCTGGGTGGCGGATGCGGCTTTGCTCCTATTCGATCGCTTTTGTACAATCTTGTTGCTATTTCTGACAAGCTTCGCAAAGTTACACTTTGTTATGGTTCAAAAACACCTGACGAATGTATTTATAAACCTTACGTTGATCAGCTAAGAAACACGCCAAAATTCGAAGTGTTTAGAACTGTTGATGAACCTAACGAAACATGGATTGAATCGGTTGGTGTTGCTACCGTATTGCTGGATCAGGTGAAAGTAGATATTAAAAACTCTATTGCAGTTTGTTGTGGCCCGCCAGTCATGATGAAATTCGGAACTTATAAATTACTAGAAATGGGATATCCTGAACATAATATTTATTTATCGATGGAGAAAAATATGTCGTGCGGACTAGGCAAATGTGGACACTGTATGATGGGTAAATATTTTGTTTGTAAAGAAGGACCGGTATTTACCTACGATGAAATTAAAGATCAACCAGATATCTGGAGTTAA
- a CDS encoding 4Fe-4S dicluster domain-containing protein: MKNYYSLLNSDWNNAIDHLLNEYLIFAPLKSDTSIDYELINSENISEIVYNIPKPTTPLKTFFLPVKENLTTDFKPENKRIIVGVPNCDIQGLKILDEIYLDKDYIDTAYKEKRENTILIATSCFETQEHCHCMSYGVQPYSKEIADISLSHVDTTIHLEVLSEKGEKFITELKNYASISNSPESEIKDIELKQSKIENEVIENNKGLPDYKKTGEIVQKADENTWKKYSSNCVSCGSCATICPTCTCFLLIDKPNFEKVRQLDACQYPGFERVAGGEDALYKLSKRFKNRYFCKYVWKPQKFKSLACTGCGRCIEACIGKISKNELFRELAN, encoded by the coding sequence ATGAAAAATTATTATTCATTATTAAATTCTGATTGGAATAATGCAATAGATCACTTATTAAATGAATATTTAATTTTTGCTCCACTAAAAAGTGATACCTCAATAGATTACGAATTAATTAATTCTGAAAATATTTCAGAGATTGTATACAATATTCCTAAGCCAACTACCCCATTAAAAACTTTCTTTTTACCTGTTAAAGAAAATTTAACTACTGATTTCAAACCAGAAAATAAAAGAATAATAGTTGGGGTTCCTAATTGTGATATTCAGGGATTAAAAATTTTAGATGAAATATATTTAGATAAAGATTACATTGATACGGCATATAAAGAAAAAAGAGAAAATACCATTTTAATTGCTACATCCTGTTTCGAAACACAGGAACACTGTCATTGTATGTCATATGGTGTTCAACCATATTCTAAAGAAATTGCAGATATTTCCTTGTCGCATGTAGATACAACAATACATTTAGAAGTACTATCTGAGAAAGGCGAAAAATTTATTACGGAACTAAAAAATTATGCAAGTATCTCCAATTCTCCCGAATCAGAAATAAAAGACATTGAATTAAAGCAGAGTAAAATTGAGAATGAAGTTATTGAAAATAATAAAGGATTACCCGATTATAAAAAAACTGGCGAGATCGTTCAAAAAGCAGATGAGAATACATGGAAAAAATATTCTTCAAACTGTGTTTCATGCGGTTCATGTGCTACTATTTGTCCTACCTGTACTTGCTTTTTATTAATTGATAAACCAAATTTTGAAAAAGTAAGACAACTTGATGCCTGTCAGTATCCGGGATTCGAAAGAGTTGCAGGAGGGGAAGATGCTCTGTACAAATTATCTAAAAGATTTAAAAACAGGTATTTCTGCAAATATGTATGGAAACCACAAAAGTTTAAGTCATTAGCATGTACTGGCTGTGGCAGGTGTATTGAAGCTTGTATAGGAAAAATCAGCAAAAACGAATTATTCAGAGAATTAGCTAACTAA
- a CDS encoding redox-sensing transcriptional repressor Rex, with protein MKQFTKHIIRKDLKRLFTYRLCLIGFKRKGFDRIYSYNLGEDAGVTAEQVRKDFSVFKIKGNKKGGYKINDLLHAIEDIFKYQHNQHVILVGMGNIGRALVQYKRFILRKMIIVASFDIDPSKQSKRFGIPVLPMDMMSEIINRFHVKVAILAVPEISAQDAANKLIENGIVGIINFAPVILRVPDDVIVNNINLCDELESVIYYTQKVM; from the coding sequence GTGAAACAATTCACAAAACATATTATAAGGAAAGATTTGAAGCGATTATTTACTTACCGGTTATGTTTGATTGGTTTTAAACGCAAGGGTTTCGATAGGATTTATTCGTATAATCTTGGCGAAGATGCTGGTGTAACTGCCGAACAGGTAAGAAAAGATTTTTCTGTTTTCAAAATAAAGGGCAATAAAAAAGGAGGGTACAAGATTAATGATTTATTACATGCTATTGAAGATATTTTTAAGTATCAGCATAATCAGCATGTGATTTTAGTTGGTATGGGTAATATAGGAAGAGCATTAGTACAATATAAAAGATTTATTCTTAGAAAAATGATAATTGTTGCTTCTTTTGATATCGATCCTTCGAAACAATCAAAACGTTTTGGGATTCCTGTTCTGCCTATGGATATGATGAGTGAAATAATAAATAGATTTCATGTTAAGGTTGCGATTCTGGCAGTTCCTGAAATTTCAGCACAAGATGCAGCCAATAAACTGATTGAAAATGGAATAGTTGGAATAATAAATTTTGCTCCCGTTATATTAAGGGTTCCTGATGACGTGATCGTGAATAATATAAACCTCTGTGATGAGCTTGAAAGTGTAATTTATTACACTCAAAAAGTTATGTAA
- the hypF gene encoding carbamoyltransferase HypF — MFNCAIIKKSVSISVKGLVQGVGFRPFVYRLAQKYNLKGDVANRTDGVVVNVCGDEKDIEYFKVDILKLAPPVASIKNINSVFVNDLNPSDFSILPSETINNLITEISPDIAVCDECIHDMGNQKHRISYSFINCTNCGPRFSIINKLPYDRINTTMHEFEMCKNCETEYHNVSDRRFHAQPVACNYCGPKYLYNDEQDFAKIIDNIASKIDRGEVVAVKGLGGYNLICDARNNSSVLRLREIKGRDAKPFAVMFRDIETLKEYCVLNIAEKELAESWRRPIIILDQKKELCYSVNNDLNSIGALLPYLPFHYLLFEKLLVPAIIYTSANNSDEPIISDDTFAKDNLNDKVDAFISHNRRIQNPVDDSVVKIVDSRQQIIRRARGFVPNPIHTLKSVDGIFAAGAELKNSFCIGKNNNAILSQYIGDLKNFETFKFYKNTVNQFFDLFKFSPKIVACDLHPEYLSTKFAESFNVNSLNGCQIPLIKVQHHHAHIVSCMAEYQINEKVIGVCFDGTGYGTDGNIWGGEFLICDTKTFERYAHFDYVKMPGGDLAVEEPWRMALAYLNNYSVDKIENLDCFKNIGENEIEIVKKMIDKNINSPLTSSAGRLFDVIACLLNLCSKQSFDAEGPMRLEAIVDKTEKSYYPFEIVNGIVRFEKMLNSILNDISKRSASIISAKFHNTIVNIINDVVCQIKKDTGINKIVLSGGVFQNRFLLEKLIQILANNNFEVYTNHLIPPNDGGIALGQLVVASNYI, encoded by the coding sequence ATGTTTAATTGCGCTATTATTAAAAAGTCAGTATCTATATCTGTTAAGGGGCTGGTTCAGGGTGTTGGATTTCGCCCATTTGTTTATCGATTGGCACAAAAGTACAATCTAAAAGGGGATGTAGCTAATCGTACTGATGGGGTTGTTGTTAATGTATGTGGTGATGAAAAAGATATTGAATATTTTAAAGTTGATATTTTAAAACTTGCTCCACCAGTGGCTTCTATAAAAAATATAAATTCAGTATTTGTAAATGATTTAAATCCTTCTGATTTTTCAATTCTACCAAGTGAAACAATTAATAATTTAATAACAGAAATAAGTCCTGATATTGCAGTTTGTGATGAATGCATTCATGATATGGGAAATCAGAAACATCGGATAAGCTATTCTTTTATAAACTGCACAAATTGTGGCCCCCGTTTTTCGATTATTAATAAATTACCTTATGACAGGATAAATACAACAATGCATGAATTTGAAATGTGCAAAAACTGTGAAACTGAATATCATAATGTTTCTGACAGACGATTTCATGCACAACCAGTAGCTTGTAATTATTGCGGACCAAAATATTTATATAATGATGAACAGGATTTTGCAAAAATAATTGATAATATAGCTTCAAAAATTGATCGTGGTGAAGTAGTTGCTGTAAAAGGATTAGGCGGTTATAATCTAATTTGCGATGCAAGGAATAATTCATCTGTATTACGTTTAAGAGAAATAAAAGGTCGCGATGCTAAGCCTTTTGCAGTAATGTTTAGAGATATTGAAACGCTTAAAGAATATTGTGTTTTAAATATTGCAGAAAAGGAACTCGCTGAATCATGGCGTCGGCCTATAATTATACTCGATCAGAAAAAAGAATTGTGTTATTCTGTTAATAATGATTTGAATAGTATTGGTGCTTTGTTGCCATATCTGCCTTTTCATTATTTATTATTCGAAAAGCTTTTAGTTCCGGCAATAATTTATACAAGTGCAAATAATTCAGATGAGCCTATAATTTCTGATGATACTTTTGCCAAAGATAATTTGAATGATAAGGTAGATGCTTTTATAAGCCATAATCGAAGAATACAAAACCCTGTTGATGATTCAGTTGTAAAAATTGTGGATAGCAGGCAGCAAATTATCCGAAGAGCAAGAGGATTTGTGCCTAATCCGATACACACATTAAAAAGTGTTGATGGAATTTTTGCAGCAGGAGCAGAATTAAAAAATAGTTTTTGTATCGGGAAAAATAATAATGCAATTTTAAGCCAGTATATTGGTGATTTGAAAAATTTTGAAACCTTCAAATTTTATAAAAACACTGTAAATCAGTTTTTTGATTTGTTCAAATTTTCGCCAAAAATTGTAGCTTGCGACTTGCATCCTGAGTACTTATCCACAAAATTTGCTGAAAGTTTTAATGTGAATAGCCTGAATGGTTGTCAAATTCCGTTAATAAAAGTTCAGCATCATCATGCCCATATTGTTTCGTGTATGGCAGAATACCAGATAAATGAGAAAGTGATTGGAGTATGCTTTGATGGCACCGGATATGGAACTGATGGTAATATTTGGGGAGGAGAATTCCTGATTTGTGATACGAAAACATTTGAGCGATATGCTCATTTTGATTATGTTAAAATGCCTGGAGGTGATTTAGCAGTCGAAGAACCATGGAGAATGGCTTTGGCATACTTAAATAACTATTCAGTTGATAAAATAGAAAATCTTGATTGCTTTAAGAATATTGGAGAAAATGAAATTGAAATCGTCAAAAAAATGATTGATAAGAATATTAATTCTCCATTAACTTCAAGCGCTGGAAGATTGTTCGATGTGATTGCCTGTTTACTTAATTTATGCTCGAAACAATCATTTGATGCCGAAGGACCAATGCGATTAGAAGCAATTGTTGATAAAACAGAAAAAAGTTATTATCCTTTCGAAATAGTTAATGGTATTGTCAGGTTTGAAAAAATGCTAAATTCAATTCTTAATGATATTAGTAAACGATCTGCTTCAATAATTTCTGCAAAATTTCATAACACAATAGTTAATATAATTAATGATGTTGTATGCCAAATAAAAAAGGACACAGGAATAAATAAGATTGTTCTTTCGGGTGGAGTTTTTCAAAACCGGTTTTTACTCGAAAAGTTAATTCAAATTCTTGCTAACAATAATTTTGAAGTTTATACAAACCACTTAATACCGCCTAACGATGGCGGCATTGCTTTAGGACAGTTAGTTGTAGCATCAAATTATATATAA
- a CDS encoding HypC/HybG/HupF family hydrogenase formation chaperone: MCLSIPGKIIKIEKDFADVSVGGTIVKVGMQMVENVKEGDYVLVHAGFALQKIDEKEALETLQLFREMSNE, from the coding sequence ATGTGTTTAAGTATACCTGGTAAAATAATAAAAATTGAAAAGGATTTTGCAGATGTTTCTGTAGGTGGTACAATTGTAAAAGTTGGAATGCAGATGGTTGAAAATGTTAAAGAAGGAGATTATGTGCTGGTACATGCAGGTTTTGCTTTGCAAAAAATTGACGAAAAAGAGGCTTTGGAAACATTGCAACTATTTCGTGAAATGAGTAATGAATAA
- the hypD gene encoding hydrogenase formation protein HypD: MKFVDEYRNFDIVQNIANKLRKLNSRKISLMEICGGHTMAIHRFGIPSLLPENIKLISGPGCPVCVSGIEFIDKAIECSKIKDVIITSYGDLIRVPGSKSSLEKEKSKGADIRVVYSTLETLEIAKFNRDKKVIFLGIGFETTAPGTAVAIQKAHNENISNFSLLSAHKIMPPVMEALLSEEVKIDGFICPGHVSTITGSKIYNFIPDKYKIACVVTGFEPTDLMQSIYMLAKQINNNDQKVEIQYSRAVTKQGNTKAQNIMNEVFETRDDNWRGIGEIPNSGLKLKEKYKSFDTELVFNVKVNSTNENKACICGQILRGLKTPKECNLFGMICSPENPVGACMVSNEGACHAFYKYGTTVILV; this comes from the coding sequence ATGAAATTTGTTGATGAATACCGTAATTTTGACATAGTTCAAAATATAGCAAATAAACTCAGGAAGCTTAATAGCCGTAAAATTTCTTTAATGGAAATTTGCGGAGGGCATACAATGGCAATTCATCGTTTTGGTATTCCATCGCTTTTACCTGAAAATATAAAATTGATTTCGGGCCCGGGCTGTCCGGTTTGTGTTTCCGGTATTGAGTTTATTGATAAAGCAATTGAATGTTCAAAAATAAAGGATGTTATAATTACAAGCTATGGTGATTTAATTCGGGTTCCTGGATCGAAAAGTAGTTTGGAAAAGGAAAAATCAAAAGGTGCGGATATTCGTGTTGTATATTCAACACTTGAAACACTTGAAATAGCAAAGTTTAATAGAGATAAAAAAGTGATTTTTTTAGGAATTGGCTTTGAAACGACAGCTCCCGGAACTGCTGTTGCAATACAAAAAGCACATAACGAAAATATTTCTAATTTTTCTTTGTTAAGTGCGCATAAAATAATGCCCCCTGTTATGGAAGCTTTATTAAGTGAAGAAGTTAAAATTGACGGGTTTATTTGTCCGGGGCATGTGAGCACAATTACAGGATCAAAAATCTATAATTTCATTCCTGATAAATATAAAATAGCTTGTGTTGTTACCGGTTTTGAGCCAACAGATCTTATGCAGTCAATTTATATGCTGGCAAAACAGATAAACAATAATGATCAAAAAGTTGAAATTCAATATTCAAGAGCTGTAACAAAGCAGGGGAATACTAAAGCTCAAAATATAATGAACGAAGTTTTTGAAACTCGTGATGATAATTGGCGTGGTATTGGAGAGATTCCAAATAGCGGATTAAAGCTGAAAGAAAAGTATAAAAGTTTTGATACAGAACTTGTTTTTAATGTTAAGGTAAATTCTACGAATGAGAATAAAGCCTGTATTTGTGGTCAAATTTTAAGAGGGCTAAAAACACCCAAGGAGTGTAATTTGTTTGGCATGATTTGTTCCCCTGAAAATCCTGTTGGAGCTTGTATGGTTTCAAATGAAGGAGCTTGTCATGCATTTTATAAATATGGTACTACGGTTATTTTAGTGTAA
- the hypE gene encoding hydrogenase expression/formation protein HypE yields MSDFITLNHGSGGRASHDLIKNIFIKSFGDTNSVLSDSAILNILNEKIAFTTDSFVIDPIFFPGGDIGKLAVCGTVNDLAVSGAVPKYITASFILEEGLPVNDLKKIVNSMAVQAKVANIKIVAGDTKVVNKGKCDKIFINTTGIGVFEKDYSFISTGEKIEINDKIIINGFLGDHSVAVLGARNELGFKVNIQSDCDCLNELIQSVIKAGMRIKFMRDVTRGGLATVLNELTEIIRFGVELDEKNVPVRESVNGLCEILGFDPLYLANEGKVLMVVHSEDADNVIKILKENPLGVESKMIGEIVSDHPKMVVGKTKIGGKRIINMLQGEQLPRIC; encoded by the coding sequence ATGAGTGATTTTATAACATTGAATCATGGAAGTGGAGGACGTGCTTCACACGATTTAATAAAGAATATATTTATTAAATCTTTTGGAGATACCAATTCTGTCTTGTCTGATTCAGCTATCTTAAATATTTTAAACGAGAAAATTGCTTTTACAACCGATTCGTTTGTTATAGATCCTATATTTTTCCCTGGTGGCGATATTGGTAAGTTAGCTGTATGTGGTACAGTAAATGATTTGGCTGTTTCGGGAGCTGTTCCTAAATATATTACCGCTTCGTTTATTCTCGAAGAAGGTTTGCCTGTAAATGATTTAAAAAAGATTGTTAATTCAATGGCAGTGCAGGCAAAAGTTGCAAATATTAAAATTGTAGCAGGAGATACAAAAGTTGTAAATAAAGGAAAATGCGATAAAATATTTATCAATACAACGGGAATAGGTGTTTTTGAAAAAGATTATTCGTTTATAAGCACGGGAGAAAAAATAGAGATAAACGATAAAATTATTATAAATGGTTTTCTGGGAGATCATTCAGTTGCAGTTTTAGGCGCAAGAAACGAACTGGGTTTTAAAGTTAATATTCAGTCCGATTGTGATTGCCTGAACGAATTGATTCAGAGTGTAATTAAGGCAGGTATGCGAATAAAATTTATGCGTGATGTTACCCGGGGAGGATTAGCAACAGTTTTAAATGAATTAACTGAAATTATCCGTTTTGGAGTTGAACTTGATGAAAAAAACGTTCCTGTCAGGGAATCTGTGAATGGTTTATGCGAAATATTAGGTTTTGACCCATTATATTTAGCAAATGAAGGTAAAGTTTTAATGGTGGTACATTCAGAAGATGCTGATAATGTTATAAAAATTTTAAAAGAGAATCCTTTGGGTGTTGAAAGTAAGATGATTGGGGAGATTGTTTCTGATCATCCCAAAATGGTTGTTGGAAAAACCAAAATTGGTGGAAAAAGAATAATAAATATGTTACAGGGAGAACAGTTGCCCAGAATTTGCTAA
- the hypA gene encoding hydrogenase maturation nickel metallochaperone HypA — protein MHEIKIAEELIGIVLQVAESENLKKVTKVNIQFGKMIMIVPDIFHFVFEGAVKGTVAGKAKLHIEILPVKFACKKCKEETEIDDLLFVCPYCGSNDLELIQGRETIIESIEGEKNC, from the coding sequence ATGCATGAAATAAAAATAGCTGAGGAATTAATTGGGATAGTTTTGCAGGTGGCTGAATCAGAAAACCTGAAAAAGGTTACTAAAGTAAACATTCAGTTCGGTAAAATGATTATGATTGTACCTGATATTTTTCATTTTGTATTCGAAGGAGCAGTTAAAGGAACCGTAGCCGGAAAAGCAAAATTACATATAGAAATATTACCTGTAAAATTTGCCTGCAAAAAATGTAAAGAAGAAACCGAAATTGATGATTTATTATTTGTTTGCCCATATTGTGGTTCAAATGATCTGGAACTGATTCAGGGACGCGAAACCATTATTGAGAGTATTGAAGGGGAAAAAAATTGTTGA
- the hypB gene encoding hydrogenase nickel incorporation protein HypB — protein MEIKIMKNILDRNKNKANKVRNLLKDKNVLMVNIISSPGAGKTTLLERTLEKLKDKFKIAVIEGDIATDRDAQRLKSHGIPIVVINTEGGCHLDSYSISKVLPEFDLDNIDVIFVENVGNLICPSHFDLGENFKLALVSITEGDDKPIKYPMLFREAKAILLNKIDLFEYTNFNKTSFHVDLNNVNGKVPLMEISCTKNIGMDQWYKWITNEIS, from the coding sequence ATGGAAATTAAAATAATGAAAAATATTCTTGATCGTAATAAGAATAAAGCCAACAAAGTAAGAAATTTACTAAAAGATAAAAATGTGCTGATGGTAAATATTATAAGTTCGCCAGGTGCTGGTAAAACAACTTTGCTTGAGCGGACTTTAGAAAAACTGAAAGACAAGTTCAAGATTGCTGTAATTGAGGGTGATATTGCAACCGATCGTGATGCTCAGCGGTTAAAAAGTCATGGTATACCTATCGTTGTTATTAATACTGAAGGAGGCTGTCACCTTGATTCATACAGTATTTCAAAAGTTCTTCCTGAATTTGATTTGGATAATATAGATGTAATTTTTGTTGAGAATGTAGGAAATTTAATTTGTCCATCACATTTTGATCTGGGAGAGAATTTTAAACTTGCTTTGGTAAGTATAACCGAGGGTGATGATAAACCAATTAAATATCCTATGTTATTTCGTGAAGCCAAAGCTATTTTATTAAATAAAATTGATTTATTCGAATATACAAACTTCAATAAAACGAGTTTTCATGTTGACTTAAATAATGTGAACGGAAAGGTTCCTCTTATGGAAATTTCCTGTACTAAAAATATTGGAATGGATCAATGGTATAAATGGATTACTAATGAAATTTCTTAG
- a CDS encoding glycosyltransferase family 1 protein, which produces MKIILISIGTRGDMEPFLSIGEILKEKGHQVICAFPEQFRNLAEDSNMEFASLGTKYIEMLDSEIGKAAMGGSSSGLKKMLAYIKLAKNQTEANKELTDKQYEIIESEIPDRIVHNGKVLYPIIWGLNNRGKNILVCACPYLHYVRDNTHIVFNSNFGPFLNKLSYSLANFGMIMTTMITIKWLKITRKITRKQIKNAILSNKAIYTISPSLFSRPDYWNVNLKVLGFHERNKTINWRPDKDLNDFLEKHHRILLITFGSMLNPEPEEKTKIIIDILERNKIPAIINTASGGLIKPDKFDSELLHFVSGIPYDWIFPKIYGVIHHGGSGTTHLALKYGCATMIVPHIIDQFVWNKIIYNMGAGPKGIKIGKITTKNLEPKILELINNSSFKKKAEQVARQMEKEDFREELYNSIVE; this is translated from the coding sequence ATGAAAATAATTTTAATATCAATTGGAACCCGTGGAGATATGGAGCCTTTTCTGTCAATTGGAGAAATATTGAAAGAAAAAGGACATCAGGTAATCTGTGCTTTTCCGGAGCAATTTAGAAATCTTGCGGAAGATTCAAATATGGAATTTGCCTCTTTGGGGACAAAATATATTGAGATGCTGGACAGTGAGATTGGAAAAGCAGCTATGGGAGGGAGTAGTTCAGGATTGAAGAAAATGCTTGCTTATATAAAACTTGCCAAAAATCAGACAGAAGCCAATAAAGAACTAACTGATAAACAATACGAAATAATTGAAAGCGAAATTCCTGATAGAATAGTACACAATGGAAAAGTCCTTTACCCGATAATTTGGGGATTAAATAACAGAGGAAAAAATATTCTTGTATGTGCTTGTCCTTATCTGCATTATGTAAGAGATAATACGCATATTGTTTTTAACAGCAATTTTGGTCCTTTTTTAAATAAACTAAGCTATTCGTTAGCGAATTTTGGGATGATTATGACAACAATGATAACAATAAAGTGGCTTAAAATCACAAGAAAAATAACCCGAAAACAAATAAAAAATGCGATTTTATCGAATAAGGCGATTTATACAATTTCTCCTTCTCTTTTTTCAAGACCGGATTACTGGAATGTGAATCTTAAAGTCCTGGGGTTTCACGAAAGGAACAAAACAATAAACTGGCGACCAGACAAAGACTTAAATGATTTTTTAGAAAAACACCATCGAATACTGTTAATTACTTTTGGTAGTATGTTAAATCCTGAACCGGAAGAAAAAACTAAAATAATTATTGATATACTTGAACGAAATAAAATTCCTGCTATAATTAATACAGCATCGGGAGGTCTTATCAAACCAGACAAATTTGATTCTGAACTATTACATTTTGTTTCCGGAATTCCTTACGATTGGATTTTCCCGAAAATATATGGCGTAATTCATCACGGAGGTTCCGGGACAACGCATCTGGCACTTAAATATGGATGTGCAACAATGATTGTCCCACATATAATTGACCAATTTGTATGGAATAAAATTATTTATAATATGGGTGCCGGACCAAAAGGGATAAAAATAGGTAAAATTACCACGAAGAACCTTGAACCGAAAATTCTTGAATTAATAAACAATAGTTCCTTTAAAAAGAAAGCGGAACAAGTAGCTCGCCAAATGGAAAAAGAAGATTTTAGAGAAGAATTGTATAACTCAATAGTGGAATAA